CGTATTCGTCAAGCGAGAGGGTGCGTCCCGGCTTGCGCTTGCGCAGTTGCATCAGCGACTCGTTGACCGCAATGCGCACCAGCCAGGTATAGAAGCGGGAATCGCCCTGAAAATCGCCCAGGTGAGTGTAAGCTTTCAAGAAAGCGTCCTGCAAAACGTCCTCAGCGTCCTCGTGGTTTTGGGTGATGTGCTGCGCCAGCCGGAAGATGTTCCGCTCGTACCGGTTCACCAGCTCTTCAAACGCGGCAACCTTGCCCGCCTTTGCCTGGGCAACGAGGATCGCCTCGTCGTCTCCCGCTGTGCGGGACGCCTTGGTGGATTGGATCGCCAT
This genomic window from Candidatus Acidiferrales bacterium contains:
- a CDS encoding sigma-70 family RNA polymerase sigma factor; translated protein: MAIQSTKASRTAGDDEAILVAQAKAGKVAAFEELVNRYERNIFRLAQHITQNHEDAEDVLQDAFLKAYTHLGDFQGDSRFYTWLVRIAVNESLMQLRKRKPGRTLSLDEYVETQDDLMPREVVDWGDTPEQVYARTELQTILAAAIDSLEPAFRSVFLLRDVEHFSTEETAQMLELSVPAVKSRLLRARLKLRHRLDKVFKRG